The sequence CCGGTGACGCTCTCCCTCCGCCCCTGTCACCGACGTCACCCATGCTGACAAAACCCTGGTTTTCCATCGCAGAGCCCAAGATACTGGTATTTATTTCTCTTGATACTAAGCAAATTATCCAATATCACTAGATAAGATCCTCCGCACCATAGTCCACCTAAAGCAGAATAATCAGGGAAGAGTCAATCTTGACAAACACACCCTAAATCATCAAAGAAGGCCGACCGATGAAATCGAAAAAAATTTTACCAACACTATTTCTTGCCATTATCTTCTTCGTACATGGCTGCAACAGCAAAAATCAACAAACAGCGGACCTTCAAAACCTCGGCAACGGGATGTGTTACGACAGAGCATCCGGCCTGATGTGGCAGAGTGAGCATAGCGCACCATTCACAACATTTGACGCAGCCCAAATTTATGCCGACAAGCTTACCCTTAGCGGACATACCGATTGGCGACTGCCCACACGCCAAGAATTATTCGACTTGGCCTCCCTCTTTGACTTCCACCGGAACGGAGAGTGCGCCTTTACGCACGAAGGGAATTACTGGTCCAAGGAGAGCGATGGTAAAGGAACAGTTGGTTCCTGGGAAGTTTCGGCAACCCAATGCGATTACGTCCGCCAATACCTTCGGGGAAAGCTAGGCCGGGTCAGAGCCGTCAGACCTTGACAATCACCAGCAACACAAAATTACCCTCATCGGAAAAGAACGTCCTCCGCTATCGCTTCGTGACGGGCTCACCACTACTGGTACGCAACACCCTCTACCCACTCTTAAAAGTGTGTCCATTTTTTTCCTACCACCTCAAACGGACAATTCGTGCTTTTTTAGAATAAACCGCAAGAAACTTATTCCCGTTGCCAAAACAACCCCTTTTTATTACAATATTTTAAGAGGGGTGTCGGGTGTCAAGAATACAGACAAAAGAAGGGGGTTGTTTGGGCATGATTAAGAGAACTGCTGAAAACCGGCTTGTTGACTGGGTGAAAAAAAAGGATCGTAAGCCTCTAGTGCTCCGAGGAGCACGTCAGGTTGGAAAAACGACCCTTGTGCGCCAGTTCGCTGAAAAGATGGGATTAGAACTGAACGAAATCAACCTCGAACGTTACCTGCGTCTCGATGATTTGTTCAAAAGCACTAATACCGAGCGAATCTGCAAAGAACTGGAAGCTATTGCAGGTCGTAATATCAAAGGAGAGTCAAGTCTGCTTTTCCTTGATGAAGTCCAGGCAACTCCTCATGCACTCAAGGCACTTCGTTATTTTTACGAAGAGGTGCCATCCCTACCGATCATTGCGGCCGGGTCACTATTGGAATTCACTCTTGCCGATCATTCTTTTTCAATGCCTGTCGGACGGATTGAATACCTCCATCTATATCCTCTTACATTTTCCGAGTTCCTGTCAGCAGTAGATCCTTATTTGTGCAGCTATTTAGGGTCAATTGAGGCCAACGACATTTTTCCCGAAACCGGCCACATCAAACTTCTCGAGCGGCTTAGAGAATTTTTCTTCATTGGTGGGATGCCCGAGGCAGTCAAAGTTTACCAGGAAAGCGGCTCATTATCTGAAGTCTCCGCTGTTCATCGAAGTATTGTCAATACCTATACCGATGATTTTTCAAAATATGCCCGCCAGCAGGATTTGATGCTCCTTCAGAAAGTATTCAACTACATCCCGAGAAATCTAGGTCGGAAAGTAAAATACAGCAATATTGACCGGGATCATCGTTCTTCAAAGATAAAAGATGCTATTCAACTGCTCACAAAAGCACGTATCTGCCACCAAATTTTTCATAGTAGCTGTTCAGGACTTCCCCTCCACGCGGAGATAGACGAGAATACGTATAAACTTATATTTTTGGATATCGGCTTGGCCAACCATGTTTGCGGTCTGGATTGGCTCGCCATTTCATCAATGATAGACCAAGCATTGGTTAATGAAGGAGGTCTTGCCGAACAGTTTATTGGCCAACATCTTATAGATAGCAACCTAGGTCTTGATCCGCCTCGCTTACAGTATTGGTTAAGAGAGAAAAAAACGACTAACGCTGAGATTGATTACGCAATTTCACATGGAAACTGGATATTGCCGGTGGAAGTAAAGGCAGGCAAAAGCGGTACGCTCAAATCAATACATCATTTCATTCATCAAAAAAATAGTGCTATTGCAATACGGTTCGATCTCAACCCACCAAGCGAACAGGAAATCACTTGCCTCGTCACAACAGGCGGCGCAAGTGAGCCAGTA is a genomic window of Desulfobulbaceae bacterium containing:
- a CDS encoding DUF1566 domain-containing protein; the protein is MKSKKILPTLFLAIIFFVHGCNSKNQQTADLQNLGNGMCYDRASGLMWQSEHSAPFTTFDAAQIYADKLTLSGHTDWRLPTRQELFDLASLFDFHRNGECAFTHEGNYWSKESDGKGTVGSWEVSATQCDYVRQYLRGKLGRVRAVRP
- a CDS encoding AAA family ATPase — encoded protein: MIKRTAENRLVDWVKKKDRKPLVLRGARQVGKTTLVRQFAEKMGLELNEINLERYLRLDDLFKSTNTERICKELEAIAGRNIKGESSLLFLDEVQATPHALKALRYFYEEVPSLPIIAAGSLLEFTLADHSFSMPVGRIEYLHLYPLTFSEFLSAVDPYLCSYLGSIEANDIFPETGHIKLLERLREFFFIGGMPEAVKVYQESGSLSEVSAVHRSIVNTYTDDFSKYARQQDLMLLQKVFNYIPRNLGRKVKYSNIDRDHRSSKIKDAIQLLTKARICHQIFHSSCSGLPLHAEIDENTYKLIFLDIGLANHVCGLDWLAISSMIDQALVNEGGLAEQFIGQHLIDSNLGLDPPRLQYWLREKKTTNAEIDYAISHGNWILPVEVKAGKSGTLKSIHHFIHQKNSAIAIRFDLNPPSEQEITCLVTTGGASEPVSFLLISLPLYTVESLSRVIEHRRKTVCKKCGKKMVIRTGPFSTFLGCSAFPQCDNKEKYQEPPEVKVNKDL